Within Flavobacterium pisciphilum, the genomic segment TTACATATACTACAAAACTCACAAAAAGTGTGAACTGGATTCCTCGTTTAGGGCGAGGACAGTCTGGTAATTGTTATGGGGCAGGTATGAGTTTGGCGGCTTATGTAACGCAATTATCAATATTAAAAAATTAAAGCTTGCATTCTTTTTTGTTTTTGAAAAAAGTTGCCTTATAGAATAAATAAACAAACAGTAGTTTTTACAGCAGTTTTTTAGCTTTATATGCCACTGATTTTTATATATAAATTGTGCTTTTTGTAAATACAAATGTACTTGTAAATTGAGAGAACATCCTAAACATTTAATTGTGTTTAGGATGTTTTTTTTATTTTTAATTATATTTAAAGTATATTTATTTGTTATGAAAGTAGTGGAGTATGATTTTGATAGCAACCCAAATTGGGTTGAAGTGATAGCAAATGCTATGGGAGGCGTAATTGATGGCAATAGGATAAAGGGGGATAATGATCTCTATAAAGGGATGCATTTAATCTCAGAAATAGAAGAAGATATTATCGGATTGTTGGTTGATACTACTTTTAAAGAGGAAGTATTATTAAAACATACAAACAATACAGATGCTAGTTTTGTAGCGCTCTGTTTTTATCTGTTTGATTTTGATGTTAATTTAATTTTTGAAGGAAGTGCCATACAATTTGGAAAACTAGATTACAATTTCATGATGTTAGATGGTGCTTTAAACTTGGATCACCAAATCGATGAAAAACAAATGCAAAGCTATATTATTTATATCATCATTAAAAAAACGGCTTTAAGAGAATACATGAATAAGATTTATGGATTTACAGATAATATTTTTTTTGATACTGAAAAAAATATGATAATCAACTTAGATAGAATACCACATGAAAGCTTGGTTTTTATAGACAATTTCAGAAAAATTTCACCCGATACTCCATTCTACGAATTGAAATTTAAGGCTCTTGTATATAGGTTATTAGAAAATTACCTAGAACAGCTAAAGACAAAAAAAATAATCATTGGCAAAGTCGTTAGTGAGGATGTTAAAAGAATAATTGCCTCCCAAAGGTTTTTACAAAAGAACAACGAAGGCATTTTTCCTGGAATTGATTCTTTGGCTAATGAAGCCTTAATGTCTATAGCCAACTATAAAAAGAAGTTTACTAAAATTTTGGGACTGTCACCTGCGGCCTATTTTTATAATAGTAAATTAGAAAAAGCAAAACAACTCTTAGAAACAAAACAATATACGGTTGGAGAAATAGCAGAGAAGTTAAATTATTCTAGTGCTTCTTATTTGTCAAAAGGGTTTAGTAAACGATATGGAGTTTCTCCAAAAGAATATCAAAATTTATTATAAGTCATATGGATAAAACAATACTAGAATTTGACCATATTTATTCTCTGACTTCTAAATGGCAGCAAAAATTTATTGATGAATTTGGCTGTACTATGATTACAGATCATTTACTGAATTTTCCTCAAGATGTTGTTGATGGCGCTGCCTATTTTATGGATATTTCTCCAGATATAGCGGTAGTGGTTATAGATGTTACTATGAAGAAAAAAATCCGGTTTACGAGAATGAAAACCGATGAAGATTTTTGGATTATATATTATGATTTAAGTGAACGATTTAATAGACACGAGGTTAATGATGTAAAACATAAAATAGGTTATAAATCAAAACTGAGTTTTGGAATTATAGATAATAAGACTACAAGCTCTTACGTATCAGAGGTGGGGAACAAAAGTTACTCGTTTCGATTATTGATAAGTAAAAAAATTATTAAAAGCTTTTTTGAAAAAGAGGGATTAGAAAAGAGTCTTACCGCTTTTTTTAAAAGCAACAGACAGAAAATGTTTTTTTATGGACACATTGATAGCAGGAGTAAACTAGTACTTCATGACCTGAAAAAGCAAAACATGGCTGGTTTTAATTATGAGTTCCGTTTAAAAAACGCTACCTATAATTTATTGGCTTATTTTTTTGAAAGGCTAACGGATAATAGTTTTAATGTGAAATCGTTACTCGAAAAAGACGTCGAGGAGGTTATGAAAAGCCAAGATTTTTTATTATCAGATCTTTTAATGCCTTTCCCTGGAGTAACAATCTTAGCAGAAATTGCGAACATGTCGGTTTCTAAATTTTCAAATCTGTATAAAAATATATATGGAAAAAGTCCTGCTTTATTTTTTAAAATTGAGAAGTTAGAATTAGCCAAAGAATTATTAGAAAATGGAGATTTTAAATCAGTTAGTGATTTGTCTTATGCATTGGGCTATAAAAAAACAACTTATTTTTCTTCTATTTATAAAAATTACTTTGGGGTTTTGCCCAATACGGTCCGAACATAAATTGTTTTTATAGCGCCATAAATGCCTTATAATATAGCAACTCCTAATCATTACTATGATTGGGAGTTTTTTTATGAATAATTTTAAAAGGCTAAAATCAGTTCTCATGAGCTGATAATTTTGAACTACTCAATCAAAAATAGCTTCTCGTACCAATTTTGTGGCTTTAAGTGGCAGATGCAGAATAAGTGAATACTCTAGTTTTGCCCTCCTGTTAAGAGATACTTCAAACGTTATTTTATCAATTGCATCCTTAGTCGGATTGTGATTACCAAAATAGCGTGTCATTTATTATAGAGGCTGATGCAAAAAACAAAAGACAAAAGTTTTTTAGTTGCATCCGATTTTGCTCTGTATGAACCTTATTTCCCCCATTTATAGGTTCCGAAGAAAAAAAATCTTCAAAGAATATCTTTTACAAGCAGAGGTAATTGCTACTCCTAATTTATATCCCCATTAATTAAAAAAGGAAATAGAAAACCCAAACCCAATTTTAGTTTTTAGGAGTGTTTTCAATACAACTATTGGAAACCTGCATTCAAACTTTTTTTAAGTTAATAATTTAAAACAGTATTTATTTTATGGAAATTAGAATGAGATTTTTAGTCATCCTATTGTTGTTGCTGCCAGTTTTTGGTTCTGGACAAACAGTTATAGGAGAACTTAGCGAACCAATGAGCTATTCTTTATTAGAATTGTCTACAGCAACAATTAAAGGAGGCATACGAATGCCACAATTGACTACAATAGAAAGAGACAATCTTACTACTCAAGCTTTTGTTAATGATAGGAAAGCAAAAGGGCTTACCATTTACAATCTCGATACCAAGTGTATGGAGTATTGGAATGTCTCTAGATGGGTGAGTTTATGTACAGGTAATGCCGATATTAGTTTTACACCTAACGATCCTACCCAACCTTCTTTTCCTTCTGATGGAGGGAAAATAGGTCCGTTTACTCCTGTAGAAGCGCCCCCTTGTACAGGAAAAATACCGTATACGTATATTGTACTTACGGGGAGTGAATTTACTACGATTGATGTTACCAACAACAATACAGGAGCCTTTACTATAAATATGTCTTCTAATCCTACGGCCATTGCGCGTACCGCTATTGTACGAATAATGAATAACTGTACGGCAGAGTACAAAGAATTTTTATTTACACAAGAAGGGAATACCGATTTATGTAATGTTACAGTAGCAAAACCAGCAATAGCAGTAAGCAACGGTGGGAATTTGTGTAGTGGTGGAGCAGTTTATATGGAAGTAACCAATGCCAAAGCCGACGCAAATTATATTTGGACGGTAAATAACATAATACAGGGCGAAGGAACTCATTTTAGAGCTACTGAGGCGGGTACGTATAAAGTATATGTTGGCGCTGTTGGTTGTGATAAATTGTCCCCAAACAGTGTTTCAGACGATGTCATTATTACTTTAAGTTCAGGTACATCACCTAGTAATCCTATTGTTTTATCAGCAAGTAATAATGGAATAATCTGTGGTGCTGCAGGAGAGGTGCTGCTTACAGCTTATAACGTTCCTAAAAGTAGTGTCATTGCTTGGTACAAAGACGGTAAAAGAACCAATAAAACAGGCAATAGTATTACGCTTAAAGCGATTGATGAAGGCGATTGGTTTGTTGTCATTGAAGACAACAGCTGTAGCTCTTTGCCTAGCAAGGAAATTAGTATTAGGATAGACCCATCGAGTAATCCATTAAAAAAACCGATAATCTCGATTAATGGAAAACCGTTAGCACAATCGAATATTTTTTGTAGCAACGGACGATTAAAATTAGAATTAAGTAACCCAGCGGGAGATTATACAACTGCGGTTACAGTGAAGTGGTATAACGGATCAGAGTACCTGGGCGAAGGCAAAGAACTTACTATAACTGCTCCATCTACTGGTAATGATTTTGCACTGTCTTGCATTGTTTCGGATAACACAGGAGTGCTGTGTTCATCAGAGTTTACTGAAACAAAAACACTTCAAGGCAACGCACCAGCGACTCCTGTTATTAGCGCAAGCCCTCCACTTATTTGTGGAAGTTCAAACGCGCAATTAGCAGCCTCTTTATCAGGAGGAGGTCCTTATACTTTTCAATGGTACAAAGAAGGAGAACTTTTGAAAGGGCAAACAGAACAAACCCTATCAGTTTCTAAAATTGGATCGTATCAAGTAGAAGCCATTAATCAAAGCGGCTGTATTAGCCCGCTATCAACTGCTGTTTTAGTAGGTTTATCTGATTTTCCTAATGTAACATGGAAGTCAGTACATGATAAAGCCGAACTCAATCAGACAAAAATATTTCAAGTATCAGATACTTTTAATCCAAAAACCTATACTTGGACAGCAGATAATGGCGCTAGTATAGAAAACGGACAGGGTACCAATACCGTTCGTATCCAATTTCCAAGTACAGCTGCTATAGTAAAGGTTGGATTGATAGCCGAAAATGATTGCGGTATCAGTAACGAATTGATTCAAGAAGTAACAGTTGAAACTAGTTGTGTTCCTGTTGCGATTAAGAAGATTGGCATGAGCTCTGATGGAACAATTCTTGCTGGTAATTCTGTGACTATGTCGGTACTAGCCGAAGGATCAAATACTGCTACAGCGCCTATTACGTATCAGTGGAAATTGAATGGGAATTCGATTTCAGGAGCGACTTCTTCTATCTATACAGTTAATGATCTAAAAGCTACTAATAGTGGTACCTATAGCTGCGTGGTGAATAACTGTAGCAATATAGCCGTAGAAAAATCAGCAGGAACAATTACAGTTCTTAACGAAGAAGCGCTTCCGGAAGGTAGTGGTACTATGGCTGGAGAAAATTGTTTTGATATTGCGGCTTCAAATGACAATACCAAATGTGGTTTGCTAGCTCTTAGAACGGCTAATAAAGCCGACTTTAGCAAATGGTACACCTATACATTTACGAGTACTGGTGCAAAAAATACCGATTTAACCTTTGTAATTAATGATCCTGAAAAAGCAATAGAAAAGTATGAAGTACAAAATGATATTCCAGCTTCTTTAGTAAATGGGGCAACCTATACAGTTAAAATAAAATACAAAGAAAGTTTGTTGACCTCTTCTTCTGTAATAGGGAGAGACAATGACAATCCGGTAAAGGTTACTATAGTAGCTCTTTTTAAAACGGGTGCTATTGAGAGTAAATCAAAACTAGAAATTACAATTAAAGACTGTGAATGTTGTTCTGGTGTTATAGATTATGAAGGCAATAGGTACACCGCAAAGCGTTTTGGAGATGCCTGCTGGATGACGCAGAACTTACGTTCAACTGTTAATAAAAATGGACAAAGTTTGGGTACTGTATATCTTAATCCTGGTAATGGTGCTATTGCTGTTACCAATACAAACGGAGCTCTTAATACAGGTACCGTAACATATGAAGTAAATAATACTAAGATAACAGAATCGCGCAAGGATTTTGCTTCTAAATTTGGTTTATTATACGGATCGGAACAGCTTACTATTCTTCCCTGTCCAGCCGGTTGGCATTTACCTAAACAAGCAGAGTGGACCGCACTGTTTGGTTTTTTAGTAAGTCCTAGTAAAAAGATGAGGGCAAATGATAATAGTTATAAAGCAGCTGGCAATAATACAGCTTACAACTGGGGTGGTTATGCTCCTAATGACAGTAATAATTCTGGATTTAATGCACTTCCAGCAGGGTCTTTTAATTTTAGGGGAGCTATTACAGGTTTTTCTTCTCATACACAATTTTATTATATGTATTATAATACGAATCATACATGGGTTATAATAAATTATAATTCGGATGTATTAAAAACGACATCGGGTTATGGTCATGGAGGAAGTATTCGATGCGTCAAAGATTAATTTTTTAATGATTTTATTTGGTTAAAGGCAACTGTAAATAAATAAACAGCTGTTTATGGTTGCTTAATTTGACTAAATAAAACTCAACTCAATAGGAGTGAGGAAAGATTCCCCGATAGTGCTATCGGGGATTTTTTTTGCAGTTTTTAAAATTTTATATTTTCCAACTCCAATTCAGTTTTATACCAAAAGAAATCAAGTTGAACTGGCTTAAATAGGAAGTTCCTTTATTATCGGTTGCATATAGTAAGGAATTAACTATTGGTTTTTCGGGAGTATTTGTATTGTAAGTTATCGGGCTTTGGGAGACCTTTTCTTTTTTGATATCGTTTAAACCATAATTCACATAAAGCCCAACATAAAGATTACTCTTAGGAGTCATTTGTAATTTAATCCCCGATTCGGCAGTAAGCATGAATAAGGTTTTTAATTCTAAATCCTGTTTTTTGGAATTAAAATCAGACCAAGTTCCGAATCCTATAAATTTTGGGTCGTGTAATTCTACATTCCATTGCGGATAATACCCACTGGTTGTAAGCGCATCGATAGACGTTTCATAATTAGCAGCAAGATTAAAGCCCACTTGCATCCCTACATTGACATACCAACTTGCAGGGCCTGTCGTCTCAAATTGAATAGTTACTGGAACAGCCAGATAATGCATCTTTTGGTTTTCGCTGTAAGCAGTTGCAGTATATCTATACTCAAAAGAATCGCCTTCTAAATCCGTTGTTGTATAGCGATCTGTGAGAGTGGCGAGAGATGTATTTGTTTTGTAATATTGATATTCTAGTCCCGAACCCAAACTCCATTTAGAATTGAGGTAATACCGATAACCAAGACCTACCTGATATCCATTTTCAATAGTAGATTTTCCAGCTGTTGGTTTTTCTAGTTGCTTGTTGAGCGTTCCAATAGCAGAGAATATAAGGCGATGCGGGCTTTCTTTTGGTTTTTCTTGTGCACTTACAACAAAACCAATTGCTAAGAGTAAACAACTATATAATTTTCTCATAATTTCATTTTTATTTGTCAAAAAATCATTGGATTTTTATAGATAATTAATGTACTAAAAACGGTATTGATTTAACAGTACTGCCAGTATCAAATCGGAGAATATACGCTGAAGAGGGCAATCCTGACGGAACTATTATTTCAGTATTATTTTGATTAGCTGTCTTTTCGAGTAGCAATCTCCCTGTTACATCATAGATACTAATTTTGAGGTTCTTTACTTCTTCAGTAGGGAAATCACTTATTACTTTTAGCACGTTTCCACTGTAAACAGGATTCGGAACAAGCTTAACAGAATACTTATTTTTTTGTGCTATTTCTATTTCGCAAGTAGTTAACCATATTCCGTTTGTTGTTTTCATGCGTACACTATAAACCGATTTTGTGCCTAAAAGATCAGATGATTTGTCACCTGCAGAATAATATTGTTCCGTTCCGATAAGTTCCCCATTTCGGTACCATTCGTAGGCTATAAAGTCATAGCCACCATTGTTTTTGGAGTTGTTGTTTACTAAAAGAACATTATCGAATTTGGTAACTACAATGTCTTCAAAATTAAATTTTTTCTCCACAATGATTTCATAATCTCTAATTCTTCCATCCTGAGCAATAACAGTTACTTTTTGACGGTAAATCCCTGGGCGAAGCGTTTCAATAGTAAAGGATAGCCCCGGAATAATTTGAATGCCCATTTCAACTTTAATCTGAACGTTTACCACATCAGAATTGTCGTCACAATCAATCAAATAAAACAATTCGCTTTCAGGGTTTTTATAAACTTTATTATTGATACTAATTTCATGAATTGTATTGTCAGAACTGGTAATCAGTAATTGCTGTTGTACGGTTGAGGCAGGGTTATAATTTAGATTTCCATCCTGATGTGCTGTAATCAATATAGATCCCGAAGTTATTAATTGAACCAAGCCAGTAGGAGTAACAGTTGCCGCAGGAGTTTGAGAAGAATAAGTAGAGGTGTAATACACGCTCAAACCCGATGAAGCCGTTGCATTTAATTGAAAATCAGTATCAGTTCCTACGTTTTTTACAGGAATAGGATCAAATGCAATCGACTGATTTGCTTTATCAATAATCAAGGTTGCAGTCAATTGTAAATCATTGTAATTGGGTTGCGTTACTACTGCAGTTACCTCATACGTTCCTGCTTGAATCTGGCTGTTATTGGTGTAAACCACAGTTGCGCCAGTGGGTAGATTAGTTATTGCTAGCGAATGCGGACTACCATCGTAAGTAAAGGTTGCTCCACTAAATGCAATTCCAGTAAGATTGGCTTTTTCAATAACCAAACGAATCGTTTTGGAAGCAGCCAAATAATCGATTGTTTCAGCTACAGAAATCACAATTGGGTAAGTACCTGCATCGGTATAACCTTGTTGAGGGGTATAAGTCAGCATTCCTTCGGGGTTATTCAGACTAGCGACTGTATTTTTTGGAGTACCATCATAAGTATACGTTTGTACCTCATCGGCAGTAATGATTGTGGTTGCTTTATCGATTACTAAAGTGGCTGTTAATTGTAAATCGTTGTAATTTGGAAGTGTTATTACTGCGGTTACCTCATAGGTTCCTGCTAGAGTTTGGTTGTTATTGGTATAACTTACTGTTGCGCCTGCTGGTAGGTCAGTAGCCAAGATAGAATGCGACATACCATCATAGGTATAGTGCGCTCCTTCAAATTCAATTCCAGTTAAATCAGCCTTGAGTATAGTTAATGTTGCGGTTAATTCAATCGGATTGCAGTTTACTTCTGTAGGTGGTGGTGTTATTGTTGCAATAACAGGATATACTCCGGCATTTATGGCGCTGTTGCCATCAACAGTTCCGGTAGGCAAAGTAATCGTATAGGCTACAGTTGCTCCTGTTGGAAGATTGGCTACAGTGATTGCTTGCGTAGTGCCATCAAAAGTCACGTTAGTATCATTGAATGTTACTTGTTCCAAGACAGAAGGAGTTACAACAACTGTTTGTGTTTGGGAACTTGTATTGCTGTTATTGTCTACATAATTCCATGTTATGGTATACGTGCCGGGAGTGGTGTATTCCAAAGGGCTGGTTGTAGTGGCAGTGGCAATTCCAGAGCAAACATCAGTAGCTGTAGGTACTGTAATATCTGATGTCTTTACTGCACATTCTCTTTGTATGGTTGGTAAAACAAGCACATCGGGCACAGGGGCTACATCATCTAGAACTGTTATAGAAAATGTTTTTTCATAACTACTGGCATAATTATCTGTTGTACGAATGCGAATGCTATAGGTGCTGTTGCACATAGTCGATGCATTATTGGCTTTTAGTGTTGTAGCAGTTATACTAAAGAAGGCATTGTCGTTATCGCCAGTTCCAGCGACTAGAGTATAAGTATGGCCATCGCCTACATCGGCATCAGTAGAGCTAAGTGTACCTACAGTTGCATTAGTACCCGCACTTTGGTTTATAGTATTGTTACTAAGGCTAATATCACTCGGAATATTGTTAGTACAATCTTTACTGTCGGCAGTAATGTTCCATCCATAATTGGTAATAATTGACTGTCGGGCTGTTTCACTTATGCAATATTTTTGACCTGTTGCACCCAAATTAACATTGGGTTTAAGCGTTTGCGTTGCCCAACCTATAAGTGCATTGTCGTAATTAGCTATAGAAAGTGCTGTGTTATTTAACATCGCCTCCATATAAGCAACTGAAGAGACATTCCACTTACCGAGATTTTGATTGAAACTCGTAGCTTCACTAAACATCAACGCCATATTGGTTACTTTGGATACGTTCCAATTGCTAATGTTTTGATTGAATGCAGTTGCTCCATAAAACATTGCGTACAGAGTAGTTGCATTAGAAACATCCCAACTGCTAATATCCTGATTGAATACTATTGCATAAGTAAACATAGCATACATATCGGTTACATTAGAAACATCCCAACTACTAAGGCTTTGATTAAACACCATTGCAGTATTGAATAGGTTAGCCATATTTGTTACATTAGAAACATCCCAATCATTAATAGGACTATTAAAAGAGCTTGCTGCTGCAAACATAAAATTCATATTAGTGACTTGGCTTAAATTGGGCTTATCAGAGGCAGTGACGGTGAGATTGCTTGCTCCATAAAAAGCAGCCCGCATACTTTTCCAAGCAATAGTTCCCCATTGGGCTACTGTTAAGATTTTATCTTTATCGGCATAGTTGTTTATATAAAAATGAGGAAAATCACCATTGATTTCGACTTTATAAGTCCCAGCAGAAGGGAATGTTATCGTTTGGTTTCCTGTATTGTTTGTAATAGTGCCTTGGTTACTCGGATTTCCTACTTCAGACCAATAAATAGTGTAGTTGTAACCAGTACCCGAAGTAGGAATTACAATAGTCAAATCACCAGCTGCAACCCTCCAAGTAGTGATAAAGTTGCCCGCATCACCCGGAATGATTGGGTCTATAGCGATTGCTTTTTTGGTCAAGTTTCTAAGCGCAATATGGGCTTGGGTTGTAGAGGGATCGGGTATGTTTTTTGAATCGGAGTTTAATCCTGAAATAATAGTATTGTTTCCTAAAGCGAGGGACGAAGATTTATAGGAAGTAGTATTGGTACTATATATTCGTGTTTGGAGTAATCCAACCCACAATAAACACATTAAAACTAGAGAGTAGGAGTGTTTCATATTATGGTTTTTATTCGTTGTGTTATTCGTTTTGATACGTACAGTAATTCGTATTTATTCAGCTATTTTAGAGCACATCAAATTTGTACTATTCTACTTATGCTTTAAGGTGAAGTGAGGTGAGGTATAATGCATTTTATTAGTGTAATTTAATGATTATTAATTGATTATTGAATATTTTTCTAGGGATTTTGGTTTGACTTTAAATGAGCGTATTATATTTTATTAGTCAGTTGATTACTAGTAATTTGTATTTATTAGGCTTTCACTATTGTTTTAGATATGCAGCTGTCTTTTTATTGTATTCCTGTATTGCAATCTCAAATACTAATTTAACAAGACTCTTGTCTCAATGTTTTGAAGCATATTCTGTGTGTTGTTTCAAAAGTCTTGTGAAAGTCTACGGATTTTTAAAGCCAAGTTCATTCGTTTAAAAAAGAATCTGTATCCATAATAAAACCTATTTCTGTATCTGTGTCTTTTTACAGGCGCGATATACATTTGTGCTGTAGAAAATTAAGAACAACAACAGCAATAAATTAAGTTATGAATATTAAATACAGATCAGTTTACTTATCAGATCTTAAGAAGATCGTAGACTTATACGCGCAACAAGACGGTTTTAAAATAAATGTATTGACACAAGATTTTGGTCTTCCTCAGCACATCATGACAGGAGATAATGATGAGATATTGGCTTGCTCATTTGTATTGTTTAATGAATCAGATGAGATTACTTATAGAGTGCTTTCGGATAAAGGAATCGTTTCTGGTGATATGGCTGAGAATTTATTAAACTTCACCAAAAAAGAGGAAAAGAGCTATCCGATTAAGGAAAACTTAAAAAATTCAATTTGTAGGCTGACAAATTTGATAAATCATTCGGTTTAGTAGGTTTGAATATTTTATAATAAAAACTTTAGGATACAGATTTGTATTCCGTAATTTTACACAGCACAGGAATTTTTTTATAAATGACTAAAGAAGTTTTATATCATAAAGTTGCGAAAATAATCGAAGGACAAATTTTTTCGGGAACATTCAGAATAGGCGATAAACTACCATCGTTGCGATCAGTGCAAAAAATTCACGGCATAAGTCTTAATACTGCCAAGCAAACGTTCTTAGAACTAGAGAGTAAATCTCTTATAGAATCGCGAGCAAGATCGGGGTATTACGTGAGTGCATCAAGCCAAAGAAAGCTAGCACTTCCGTCGATTAGTAATCCAGATTTATCAAGAAAAGAAAAGAATCCCGATGAATTGATAAACAAGATATTTGATACTATCAAAAGGGACGATATCCGACAGTTTTCATTAGGAATACCAGACAATAGTTTGCTGCCAATAGAGAAACTAAACAAAAGTGTCATTAAAATGACCCGCAGTTTAGGCAATAGAAGCGTAGCAATTGAGCCAGCACAGGGAAACGAAAACCTGAGACGAAATGTTGCTAAGTGGGCATTAGTTTTAGAAGGCAAACTTACCGAAGACGAAGTAGTAACTACTCCGGGTACGATGAGTGCTATATTTAATTGCTTGATGGCAGTTACCAAAAGCGGTGATACGCTAGCAGTAGAAAGTCCGGTGTATTTTGGAATCTTGCAATTGGCAAAATCAATGGGTTTAAACGTAATAGAATTGCCTACTGATCCTGTATTTGGAGTAGATATTGATGCGTTAAAAAAAATCATACACAAGGTCAATGCCGTTTGTTTGGTGAGTAATTTCAATAATCCGATGGGCAGTTTAATGCCAGATAGTACTAAAATAGCATTGGTAGAAATGCTTACTTACCATAATGTCCCTTTAATTGAAGATGATTTATTTGGGAATCTTTATTTTGGTGACTCAAGACCCAAGCCTTGCAAGGCATTTGACGAAGCAGGAATTGTGATGTGGTGCGGTGGAATTTCTAAAACCCTAGCTCCCGGTTATCGAATAGGTTGGGTAGCACCCGGAAAATTCAAGAATAAAATCATATCGCAAAAATTACTACAAACAGTATCGATGCCTTCATTATATCAGGAGGTTATAGCCGATTTTATGGAGTTTGGTGGGTATGACCAGCATTTGAGAAAGTTAAGGCATACTTTGCATACCAATTGTTTAAAATACCAGTGTACGATAGAAGACCATTTTCCTGCAAATACAAAAATATCACAACCACAGGGAGGCTCTTTTTTATGGTTGGAGTTGGACCAAAGGATTGATACTACAGCGTTGTTTGATCTTGCGATAGAGCAAAAACTAAGTTTTGCACCCGGAAGAATGTTTACACAACACGATCAGTTTAATAATTGCATGCGATTAAATTTTGCATTGCAATGGGATGATAGTTTAGAACTGGATTTAAAAAGATTAGGACAGTTTTTTAAAAAGGCTTTGTGAGTATCAATCTTCTTTGAAGCAGTTTGACTGTGGTTAATTATATAAAATGAAAAATATGTTGTCTGAGAAATTATTAAAGCAAATTGATTTTATTAAAGAGATTGATAAAATTAAATACATTCAAAGAAAAACAAAACTGTTTAACAGCGACAGAAATGAAAACGATGCTGAACATAGCTGGCACTTGGCTGTTATGGCACTGGTATTAGCAGAACATTCAGATGCAGAGATTGATGTTTTAAAAGTCGTTAAAATGGCTTTGATTCATGATATTGTTGAAATT encodes:
- a CDS encoding helix-turn-helix transcriptional regulator, coding for MKVVEYDFDSNPNWVEVIANAMGGVIDGNRIKGDNDLYKGMHLISEIEEDIIGLLVDTTFKEEVLLKHTNNTDASFVALCFYLFDFDVNLIFEGSAIQFGKLDYNFMMLDGALNLDHQIDEKQMQSYIIYIIIKKTALREYMNKIYGFTDNIFFDTEKNMIINLDRIPHESLVFIDNFRKISPDTPFYELKFKALVYRLLENYLEQLKTKKIIIGKVVSEDVKRIIASQRFLQKNNEGIFPGIDSLANEALMSIANYKKKFTKILGLSPAAYFYNSKLEKAKQLLETKQYTVGEIAEKLNYSSASYLSKGFSKRYGVSPKEYQNLL
- a CDS encoding helix-turn-helix domain-containing protein; this encodes MDKTILEFDHIYSLTSKWQQKFIDEFGCTMITDHLLNFPQDVVDGAAYFMDISPDIAVVVIDVTMKKKIRFTRMKTDEDFWIIYYDLSERFNRHEVNDVKHKIGYKSKLSFGIIDNKTTSSYVSEVGNKSYSFRLLISKKIIKSFFEKEGLEKSLTAFFKSNRQKMFFYGHIDSRSKLVLHDLKKQNMAGFNYEFRLKNATYNLLAYFFERLTDNSFNVKSLLEKDVEEVMKSQDFLLSDLLMPFPGVTILAEIANMSVSKFSNLYKNIYGKSPALFFKIEKLELAKELLENGDFKSVSDLSYALGYKKTTYFSSIYKNYFGVLPNTVRT
- a CDS encoding FISUMP domain-containing protein → MEIRMRFLVILLLLLPVFGSGQTVIGELSEPMSYSLLELSTATIKGGIRMPQLTTIERDNLTTQAFVNDRKAKGLTIYNLDTKCMEYWNVSRWVSLCTGNADISFTPNDPTQPSFPSDGGKIGPFTPVEAPPCTGKIPYTYIVLTGSEFTTIDVTNNNTGAFTINMSSNPTAIARTAIVRIMNNCTAEYKEFLFTQEGNTDLCNVTVAKPAIAVSNGGNLCSGGAVYMEVTNAKADANYIWTVNNIIQGEGTHFRATEAGTYKVYVGAVGCDKLSPNSVSDDVIITLSSGTSPSNPIVLSASNNGIICGAAGEVLLTAYNVPKSSVIAWYKDGKRTNKTGNSITLKAIDEGDWFVVIEDNSCSSLPSKEISIRIDPSSNPLKKPIISINGKPLAQSNIFCSNGRLKLELSNPAGDYTTAVTVKWYNGSEYLGEGKELTITAPSTGNDFALSCIVSDNTGVLCSSEFTETKTLQGNAPATPVISASPPLICGSSNAQLAASLSGGGPYTFQWYKEGELLKGQTEQTLSVSKIGSYQVEAINQSGCISPLSTAVLVGLSDFPNVTWKSVHDKAELNQTKIFQVSDTFNPKTYTWTADNGASIENGQGTNTVRIQFPSTAAIVKVGLIAENDCGISNELIQEVTVETSCVPVAIKKIGMSSDGTILAGNSVTMSVLAEGSNTATAPITYQWKLNGNSISGATSSIYTVNDLKATNSGTYSCVVNNCSNIAVEKSAGTITVLNEEALPEGSGTMAGENCFDIAASNDNTKCGLLALRTANKADFSKWYTYTFTSTGAKNTDLTFVINDPEKAIEKYEVQNDIPASLVNGATYTVKIKYKESLLTSSSVIGRDNDNPVKVTIVALFKTGAIESKSKLEITIKDCECCSGVIDYEGNRYTAKRFGDACWMTQNLRSTVNKNGQSLGTVYLNPGNGAIAVTNTNGALNTGTVTYEVNNTKITESRKDFASKFGLLYGSEQLTILPCPAGWHLPKQAEWTALFGFLVSPSKKMRANDNSYKAAGNNTAYNWGGYAPNDSNNSGFNALPAGSFNFRGAITGFSSHTQFYYMYYNTNHTWVIINYNSDVLKTTSGYGHGGSIRCVKD
- a CDS encoding outer membrane beta-barrel protein — its product is MRKLYSCLLLAIGFVVSAQEKPKESPHRLIFSAIGTLNKQLEKPTAGKSTIENGYQVGLGYRYYLNSKWSLGSGLEYQYYKTNTSLATLTDRYTTTDLEGDSFEYRYTATAYSENQKMHYLAVPVTIQFETTGPASWYVNVGMQVGFNLAANYETSIDALTTSGYYPQWNVELHDPKFIGFGTWSDFNSKKQDLELKTLFMLTAESGIKLQMTPKSNLYVGLYVNYGLNDIKKEKVSQSPITYNTNTPEKPIVNSLLYATDNKGTSYLSQFNLISFGIKLNWSWKI